In Paenibacillus sp. G2S3, a single window of DNA contains:
- a CDS encoding MMPL family transporter → MSTFLYRLGKSAYTKPWYFLTVWILILGVIGALLGVNGIQSSSEMKIEGTESQKVLDMLVKELPAAAGGQASVAFTAPDGERLDTPERSALILKAINDVYSMDYIINPAELAAQAAAAAGQAAGADPAAAAGGQTAAADPSAAASQTDATGQATAAAQAAPYGPLIVDGAPVPGVMLSADGSIALFQFQFTVQQTSLPSSVPDNVIKAVTEVEQAGSGITAIPSDSLKSTPSIGSTEAIGVAVAAVVLFITLGSIVAAGLPLITALLGVAISVGGAFALSNIVHMNDITPILAVMIGLAVGIDYSLFIVNRQRRLILDENLSAKEAASRAVGTAGSAVFFAGLTVIIALCGMLVIGIGFLSTMALVAAVSVLITVLLALTLLPALLGLVGERICTAKARSKNVASANKARHGFSHRWANATVKYRWAIIVLVVLVLGTAAIPVTKMELGIPSGASANLDTPARQSYDIISKGFGEGFNGPLLLVAQPNNPSDKISMQTLGKLVQELQMHDNVTLVSPMGVNATGDIAIISLIPKTGPTDTKTRDLVQDLRDPASSLASANDVTLGVTGFTAINIDMSSKLSDAFPLYIGIIVILSLIILLLVFRSVIVPIKATIGFILSVLATFGLTTAVYQWGWLHSLFGFDTGGPLLSFMPILVTGILYGLAMDYQVFLVSSMREAYVHGRHGNDSVVHGYDLASRVVLAAGVIMVSVFAGFIFAPDAMIKQIGFALAFGILIDAFIIRMTLVPAVMAVFGDKAWWLPKWLDRLLPNLDVEGDKLIAMLNAKGESKK, encoded by the coding sequence ATGTCAACATTTCTGTACCGATTGGGCAAATCAGCATATACCAAGCCCTGGTATTTCCTTACGGTCTGGATTCTGATTCTCGGTGTTATAGGCGCCCTGCTTGGTGTCAATGGCATCCAATCCAGCTCGGAAATGAAAATTGAAGGCACTGAATCGCAAAAAGTGCTGGATATGCTGGTCAAGGAACTTCCAGCGGCTGCTGGCGGTCAGGCGAGCGTTGCCTTCACCGCGCCTGATGGAGAACGGCTAGATACGCCGGAGAGATCAGCACTGATTCTGAAGGCTATAAATGATGTCTACAGCATGGACTATATCATCAATCCTGCTGAACTGGCCGCGCAAGCCGCGGCAGCTGCGGGGCAAGCTGCAGGAGCAGACCCAGCAGCAGCTGCCGGTGGTCAGACTGCCGCTGCGGACCCTTCGGCGGCTGCGAGTCAGACAGACGCTACGGGTCAAGCTACTGCGGCAGCTCAGGCCGCTCCTTATGGACCACTAATCGTTGATGGTGCTCCTGTTCCCGGCGTTATGCTGTCCGCCGACGGCAGCATCGCCCTGTTCCAATTCCAGTTCACGGTTCAGCAGACATCTCTCCCCTCTTCTGTACCAGATAACGTTATTAAGGCTGTAACCGAAGTCGAGCAGGCAGGCTCCGGGATCACAGCCATTCCGAGTGATTCACTCAAAAGCACACCGTCCATCGGATCTACAGAAGCGATCGGCGTAGCCGTCGCAGCAGTTGTGCTGTTTATTACGCTCGGTTCCATTGTTGCAGCCGGACTCCCGCTGATCACCGCGCTCCTTGGCGTCGCGATTAGCGTCGGCGGTGCTTTTGCGCTTTCTAATATTGTGCATATGAATGACATTACACCTATTCTCGCAGTCATGATCGGTCTGGCTGTCGGTATCGACTACTCCTTATTTATCGTGAACCGGCAGCGACGGTTAATTCTCGATGAGAACTTAAGTGCCAAGGAAGCGGCAAGCAGAGCTGTCGGCACCGCCGGCAGTGCAGTATTCTTCGCCGGACTGACCGTCATCATCGCCCTTTGCGGCATGTTGGTCATCGGCATCGGCTTCTTGTCGACCATGGCTCTCGTTGCTGCTGTCAGCGTTCTGATCACTGTTCTGTTGGCACTTACCCTCCTACCTGCGCTATTGGGTCTGGTCGGCGAACGGATCTGCACCGCCAAGGCTCGTTCAAAGAACGTAGCTTCCGCGAACAAAGCCCGTCACGGGTTCTCACACCGCTGGGCGAACGCTACGGTGAAATACCGCTGGGCTATCATTGTTCTAGTGGTTCTGGTTCTTGGCACAGCGGCGATTCCAGTAACCAAAATGGAGCTTGGTATTCCTTCTGGAGCTTCAGCAAACCTGGACACCCCAGCACGTCAGAGCTATGACATCATCTCCAAGGGCTTCGGCGAAGGGTTTAACGGTCCGCTGCTACTGGTGGCCCAACCAAACAACCCGTCCGACAAGATTTCCATGCAGACACTTGGCAAGCTGGTTCAAGAGTTGCAAATGCATGATAACGTCACGCTGGTGTCCCCAATGGGCGTCAACGCGACCGGAGATATTGCTATTATCAGTCTAATCCCTAAAACCGGCCCTACAGATACAAAAACGAGAGATCTGGTGCAGGATCTGCGCGATCCCGCTTCCAGCCTCGCATCAGCAAATGATGTAACACTTGGCGTGACCGGTTTCACTGCGATCAATATCGATATGTCTTCCAAGTTATCCGACGCATTTCCCCTGTATATTGGCATCATCGTAATTCTATCGCTAATTATTCTGTTACTCGTTTTCCGGTCAGTCATCGTTCCGATCAAGGCGACGATAGGCTTTATTCTCAGTGTCCTCGCTACTTTTGGCCTAACCACGGCCGTCTACCAGTGGGGATGGCTGCACTCCCTGTTTGGTTTTGACACGGGAGGCCCACTGCTAAGCTTTATGCCAATTTTGGTCACTGGTATTCTGTACGGGCTGGCGATGGATTATCAGGTATTCCTGGTTAGCTCCATGCGTGAGGCTTACGTCCATGGACGTCATGGCAACGACAGTGTCGTTCACGGTTACGATCTCGCTAGCCGCGTCGTGCTTGCCGCAGGCGTAATCATGGTTTCCGTCTTCGCTGGCTTCATCTTCGCACCTGATGCGATGATTAAGCAGATCGGATTCGCACTGGCCTTCGGCATCCTGATCGATGCTTTCATCATCCGTATGACGCTCGTTCCGGCGGTAATGGCCGTCTTCGGCGACAAAGCCTGGTGGCTTCCGAAATGGTTGGACCGTCTGCTCCCGAACCTAGATGTCGAGGGCGATAAGCTGATCGCCATGCTTAATGCCAAGGGAGAAAGTAAGAAATAA
- a CDS encoding TetR/AcrR family transcriptional regulator yields the protein MNPKPTLRDKKKEATAYALAKSAFELALEVGMDGFIVDDVVQKAGYSRRTFANYFSCKEEAVAAYFISNSSREDKSMLFENLPPDATPLDALYKLFKLQFTSEFLYQLRQFVSLANQYQSLEPYILSVFRRLQIAAQEVLEQFTHGRYADGYTHLLAGAVYGAFVPILDGRLNVMLPGEERDEHSDAISFDQYLNSMFTYLRKGF from the coding sequence TTGAACCCCAAACCGACATTACGCGACAAAAAAAAAGAAGCCACGGCCTATGCTTTAGCCAAATCCGCCTTCGAGCTTGCGCTTGAAGTAGGTATGGACGGCTTCATCGTCGACGACGTTGTCCAGAAGGCCGGCTACTCCCGGCGGACCTTTGCCAACTACTTCTCGTGCAAAGAAGAGGCGGTAGCCGCATATTTTATCAGCAACTCTTCAAGAGAAGATAAGAGCATGTTATTCGAGAACCTGCCCCCAGATGCAACACCGCTGGATGCCTTGTACAAATTGTTCAAGCTGCAGTTTACTTCCGAGTTTCTGTATCAATTACGGCAGTTCGTATCGCTGGCTAATCAGTATCAGTCGCTGGAGCCTTATATCCTCAGCGTATTCCGCCGCCTGCAGATTGCCGCGCAGGAAGTGCTCGAACAGTTCACTCATGGACGTTATGCCGACGGATATACACATCTTCTCGCTGGTGCCGTTTACGGAGCGTTCGTGCCGATTCTGGATGGACGACTAAACGTCATGCTGCCAGGTGAAGAGCGGGATGAACACTCCGATGCCATATCGTTCGATCAATATCTAAATTCAATGTTCACTTATTTACGCAAAGGCTTCTAA
- a CDS encoding DHA2 family efflux MFS transporter permease subunit has product MILGAFLATLNQTVMSVAVPELMHDFNISAATAQWLTTGYMLVNGVLIPITAYLMQRFTTRELFQASMFIFLAGTIVSAIATNFPILLTGRMIQAAGAGIIMPLLTNVILTLFPPAKRGAAMGMVGLAIIFAPAIGPTLAGYILEHYSWETMFYGMIPLTVIVIICGFIYLRNVSERVYPKLDIVSVVLSTIGFGTLLYGFSRAASAGWSSAEVLFSLGLGVLSLGLFAWKQLASQNPLLDLRAFKYSMFSLTTVISIAVTIVMYADMMLLPLYLQNARGFTAMESGLLLLPGALIMGLLMPVTGKLFDRFGAKWLAIIGLLITIATTLSFVNLTDSTSYMYLVYMSTGRRIGMALLLMPIQTLGLNQLPSKLSAHGTAISNTIRQVAGAVGTSLLVTVMTSRTTTHMKDMMAAGSTQTGTKEHMLMEASIQGINDSYLVIVGIGVLGLLLSFFIKRVGQAPDSEPEPEVKLKKIIAKEA; this is encoded by the coding sequence ATGATTTTGGGCGCCTTTCTTGCGACACTGAATCAGACTGTAATGAGCGTTGCCGTACCGGAGTTAATGCATGATTTTAATATCTCGGCTGCAACCGCTCAGTGGCTAACAACAGGCTATATGCTGGTTAATGGGGTTCTAATCCCAATTACAGCTTATTTGATGCAAAGGTTTACGACGCGAGAGCTTTTTCAAGCTTCCATGTTTATATTTTTGGCTGGAACGATCGTCTCGGCCATCGCAACAAACTTCCCTATTCTACTGACCGGGCGTATGATTCAGGCAGCTGGTGCTGGGATTATCATGCCGCTGCTCACAAATGTCATCTTGACCCTGTTCCCTCCTGCAAAGAGAGGGGCTGCCATGGGAATGGTAGGGTTAGCCATTATTTTCGCACCTGCGATTGGACCTACTTTGGCCGGATATATTTTGGAGCATTATTCTTGGGAAACTATGTTCTACGGCATGATTCCTTTGACTGTCATTGTAATCATCTGCGGATTTATTTATTTGAGAAATGTATCGGAACGTGTCTATCCCAAGTTGGATATTGTTAGCGTAGTTCTTTCTACTATCGGTTTTGGCACCTTGCTGTATGGCTTCAGCCGTGCTGCCAGCGCAGGATGGTCAAGCGCAGAAGTACTGTTCTCTCTTGGATTGGGTGTCCTTTCCCTTGGCTTGTTCGCTTGGAAGCAGCTCGCTTCCCAAAACCCACTGCTTGATCTTCGGGCCTTTAAATACAGTATGTTCTCCTTAACGACTGTCATCAGTATCGCAGTTACAATCGTGATGTATGCAGATATGATGCTGCTGCCTCTGTATCTGCAGAATGCCCGTGGCTTTACAGCGATGGAATCCGGCTTGCTGCTGCTTCCTGGTGCGCTCATTATGGGTTTATTGATGCCGGTAACTGGAAAGCTGTTCGACCGGTTCGGGGCAAAATGGCTGGCCATTATCGGTCTACTGATTACAATTGCAACTACGCTAAGCTTTGTTAATTTAACGGACTCAACCAGCTATATGTATCTGGTATATATGTCAACAGGGCGCCGGATCGGTATGGCTCTGCTTCTTATGCCTATACAAACTTTAGGGTTAAATCAATTACCCTCCAAGCTTAGTGCGCACGGTACTGCGATCTCCAACACCATTCGACAAGTGGCTGGCGCCGTGGGAACTTCCTTACTCGTCACCGTAATGACAAGCCGTACTACAACGCATATGAAGGATATGATGGCTGCAGGCAGCACACAGACCGGAACAAAGGAACATATGCTCATGGAAGCCTCTATCCAAGGTATCAATGATTCCTATCTAGTTATTGTGGGCATCGGTGTCCTCGGTCTGCTGCTCTCTTTCTTCATTAAACGTGTTGGGCAAGCGCCTGATTCTGAGCCAGAGCCCGAAGTGAAGCTCAAAAAAATCATTGCCAAAGAAGCTTGA
- a CDS encoding TetR/AcrR family transcriptional regulator translates to MNNTTQRTDPRVLRTRQLLRDAVIELLEEMDIEKISVNRIAERAKINRVTFYLHYRDLPDMLEKMADEMVEDILQVVNNDDNDHESVEEENLRILESLLKHIAENAKFYKVILTSKRSPIFTDRLFNLMAEIISAHQEKKEGAAEHSKMPIQKDIAVWYGSAALIGTVISWLRDDMPYTPVYLARQISMLRAN, encoded by the coding sequence ATGAATAACACAACGCAACGTACAGATCCCCGGGTACTTCGTACACGTCAATTGCTTAGAGATGCTGTGATTGAATTGCTTGAGGAAATGGATATTGAGAAAATATCAGTAAACCGTATTGCAGAGCGGGCTAAAATCAATCGTGTTACTTTTTATCTGCATTATCGGGATCTCCCGGATATGTTGGAAAAGATGGCGGATGAGATGGTGGAGGACATTTTACAAGTGGTCAACAACGATGACAACGATCACGAATCGGTTGAAGAAGAGAATTTGAGGATACTAGAGAGTCTGCTTAAGCATATTGCGGAAAATGCCAAATTCTATAAAGTGATACTCACATCGAAAAGAAGCCCTATTTTTACAGACCGTCTGTTCAACTTGATGGCGGAAATCATCTCTGCACACCAGGAGAAAAAGGAGGGTGCTGCTGAGCATTCCAAGATGCCCATACAGAAGGACATTGCCGTTTGGTACGGTTCAGCAGCCCTAATTGGCACGGTTATTTCTTGGCTTCGAGATGACATGCCCTATACGCCAGTGTATCTTGCCAGACAAATTAGTATGCTGCGTGCGAACTAG
- a CDS encoding ABC transporter substrate-binding protein — translation MRTKRGILLACSLLLATLTAGCGRGSDNANGVKTVHIYQFKVEISEALASLKTEFEKEHPDIRLEIQSVGGGTDYGASLRAKFSSGDEPDIFTIGGNNERDMWLEYLEDLSGEAWAKDVKPLAAEQMTIDGKLYGMPMNLEGYGFIYNKDLFKKAGITEKPLTLTALREASEKLKAAGITPFANGYQEWFVLGNHNVNVAFAQQPDPEAFIAGLTDGSKTFAGDPISSKWIDLLDLTVEYGNKNPLSTDYNTQVTMVASGEAAMMQQGNWTQGQIDGIDPNLNLGILPMPIDDTPADNDKLYVGVPSNWVINKNSPVKEEAKVFLNWLVTSETGKKYITKEFQFIPALDSIKGTEEDLGTLGAEVLAYTDKDQALTWNWTRLPNGMPQELSSSIQGYLGGKLTKEGMLKEFQVNWDNLSVQ, via the coding sequence ATGAGAACCAAACGTGGAATTCTCCTCGCATGCTCCCTGCTGCTGGCTACCCTGACAGCCGGCTGCGGACGCGGCAGCGACAATGCGAATGGAGTTAAAACCGTGCATATCTACCAGTTCAAGGTAGAAATATCTGAAGCACTAGCTTCGCTTAAGACCGAATTTGAGAAGGAACACCCCGATATTAGGCTGGAGATTCAGAGCGTGGGTGGCGGGACCGACTACGGCGCCTCCCTACGCGCCAAATTCTCTTCTGGGGATGAGCCGGATATCTTCACCATCGGTGGCAACAATGAACGTGATATGTGGCTGGAATATCTGGAGGATCTAAGCGGTGAAGCTTGGGCCAAGGATGTAAAGCCACTTGCAGCAGAACAAATGACCATAGATGGCAAGCTCTATGGCATGCCGATGAATCTTGAAGGATACGGCTTCATCTATAATAAGGATCTGTTTAAGAAGGCAGGCATCACCGAGAAACCCTTAACCCTAACCGCTCTGCGCGAAGCCTCCGAGAAATTAAAGGCGGCAGGCATCACACCTTTTGCGAATGGGTACCAGGAATGGTTCGTGCTCGGCAATCATAATGTGAACGTAGCTTTTGCTCAGCAGCCTGATCCCGAAGCTTTTATCGCCGGGCTTACGGACGGCTCCAAAACCTTCGCCGGAGACCCGATTTCCTCCAAATGGATCGACCTGCTGGACCTTACTGTAGAGTACGGCAACAAAAACCCGCTCTCAACCGACTATAATACCCAAGTCACTATGGTAGCGAGCGGAGAAGCCGCGATGATGCAGCAGGGCAACTGGACGCAAGGACAGATCGACGGCATCGATCCCAATCTTAATCTGGGTATCCTGCCGATGCCCATTGACGACACGCCCGCTGACAACGACAAGCTGTATGTAGGCGTACCAAGCAATTGGGTGATCAATAAAAATTCCCCCGTCAAGGAGGAAGCCAAGGTCTTCCTGAATTGGCTAGTCACCTCCGAGACCGGGAAAAAATATATCACTAAGGAATTTCAGTTCATCCCTGCGCTCGACAGCATTAAGGGCACCGAAGAAGATCTTGGAACGCTGGGCGCCGAGGTGCTAGCTTATACCGATAAGGATCAGGCGCTGACCTGGAACTGGACCCGCCTGCCGAACGGGATGCCGCAGGAATTATCCAGCAGCATTCAAGGCTATCTCGGTGGCAAGCTGACCAAGGAAGGCATGCTGAAGGAGTTCCAAGTCAACTGGGATAATCTCAGTGTGCAGTGA
- a CDS encoding carbohydrate ABC transporter permease, giving the protein METTAKKFNVPLLLIELLVILLGLLFLVPFYFLLANSVKSYSEILSDSAALPSVFQWSNYAEAWKAIDFPHAFLNSFIITVISNILLAFLCSMCAYKMVRNNRLYNRLLYIALVAAMVIPFQAIMIPLVQVVSGLGVMDSTAGLILAYLGFGAPMTVFLFHGFVKSVPLDIEEASRVDGSSPYGTFFRIVLPLMQPIIVTVIILNTLWIWNDYLMPSLILQDPGLRTIPIATYSFFGQYTKQWDLALPGLVLGITPVVIFFLAMQKYIIEGIAQGSVKG; this is encoded by the coding sequence ATGGAGACTACCGCCAAGAAATTCAATGTTCCCCTGCTGCTGATCGAACTGCTTGTGATCCTGCTGGGACTTTTATTCCTAGTACCGTTTTACTTTTTGCTGGCCAACTCAGTGAAAAGCTACAGCGAGATTCTTTCAGATTCCGCTGCGCTCCCCTCCGTATTCCAGTGGAGCAACTACGCCGAAGCTTGGAAAGCTATCGATTTTCCACATGCCTTCCTGAACTCTTTTATTATCACGGTGATTAGTAATATTCTGCTAGCGTTCCTCTGCTCTATGTGTGCCTATAAAATGGTACGCAATAACAGATTGTATAACCGCTTGCTTTATATTGCTTTAGTGGCCGCTATGGTTATCCCGTTTCAGGCGATCATGATTCCGCTGGTGCAAGTGGTTAGCGGTCTGGGTGTCATGGATTCAACCGCTGGTTTGATTCTAGCCTATCTTGGATTTGGCGCCCCGATGACTGTGTTTCTGTTCCATGGCTTCGTCAAATCGGTCCCTCTTGATATTGAAGAGGCTTCGAGAGTGGATGGCAGCAGTCCTTACGGTACCTTTTTCCGGATTGTGCTTCCACTCATGCAGCCGATAATTGTCACCGTCATTATTCTGAATACCCTGTGGATCTGGAACGATTACCTGATGCCTTCGCTTATTCTGCAGGACCCGGGGCTTCGCACCATTCCCATCGCCACTTATAGCTTTTTCGGACAATACACGAAGCAGTGGGATTTGGCACTTCCCGGACTCGTGCTCGGGATTACACCTGTGGTCATCTTTTTCCTAGCGATGCAAAAATATATTATCGAAGGCATTGCCCAAGGCTCTGTAAAGGGCTAA
- a CDS encoding sugar ABC transporter permease, producing the protein MDHRKRSRLMQQFVFVGPTSLFFFMIVLIPFFLGLYYSFTSWNGISRHVEWTGLRNYLHIFTKDPSFLNSFWFTAKFTFFGLVLTNLLGFALAYVLTRKLFTRNVLRTVFFVPHVIGGLLLGFIWQFIFVRGFSSIGQATGWSFFNLPWLGTGGTAFWAIVIVFVWQNAGYLMVIYISAINNVPKSLLEASKVDGAGRFQALRHVTIPLVMPAVTVCLFLSISWSFKLFDLNLSLTKGGPFKATESVALNIYNEAYTISRFGMGSAKAMIFFVIVAVISLLQVRATKKREVEL; encoded by the coding sequence ATGGACCATAGAAAAAGATCACGCCTGATGCAGCAGTTTGTTTTTGTCGGGCCAACTTCCTTGTTTTTCTTTATGATTGTGCTGATTCCTTTCTTTTTGGGACTCTATTATTCATTTACCAGCTGGAACGGAATCTCGCGTCATGTGGAGTGGACCGGGCTCCGGAATTATCTACATATCTTCACAAAGGACCCTTCCTTTCTTAATTCATTCTGGTTCACAGCGAAGTTCACTTTCTTCGGTCTAGTACTGACCAATCTGCTTGGCTTCGCACTCGCTTATGTGCTGACCCGCAAGCTATTCACCCGCAATGTCCTGAGAACGGTATTTTTTGTACCTCATGTTATTGGCGGACTTTTGCTCGGGTTCATTTGGCAGTTTATTTTTGTCAGAGGGTTCTCCTCGATTGGACAGGCTACTGGCTGGTCCTTCTTTAATCTTCCGTGGCTAGGCACCGGAGGGACGGCCTTCTGGGCGATTGTGATCGTATTTGTCTGGCAAAATGCAGGGTACCTAATGGTCATCTACATCTCTGCAATCAACAACGTTCCCAAGAGCCTGCTTGAAGCCTCTAAAGTGGATGGCGCTGGACGCTTTCAGGCTTTACGCCATGTCACTATCCCACTCGTTATGCCAGCTGTTACCGTCTGCCTATTTCTGTCTATCTCTTGGTCGTTTAAGCTGTTCGATCTTAACCTATCACTGACCAAGGGTGGTCCCTTCAAAGCTACCGAATCTGTAGCGTTGAATATTTACAATGAGGCCTACACCATCAGCCGGTTCGGAATGGGCTCGGCCAAAGCGATGATTTTCTTCGTTATTGTGGCCGTGATCTCCCTGCTACAGGTTAGAGCAACCAAGAAAAGAGAGGTGGAGCTGTAA
- a CDS encoding VOC family protein translates to MSGLLGNFVTQIGILVNDVEKVSTAYAEFFGLEKPEIIVTDTEDIAQTRHNGVATQARAKLAFYDMGSLQLELIEPDHEPSTWRDYLNEHGEGPHHIAVMVNGMKEKIMLLEGKGFPLQQKGEYTGGRYAYMDTFKELKVIVELLENDKDNGEE, encoded by the coding sequence ATGTCAGGATTGCTTGGTAATTTTGTTACGCAGATTGGAATATTGGTGAATGATGTTGAGAAGGTAAGTACGGCATATGCGGAGTTTTTTGGACTCGAAAAGCCGGAAATTATCGTTACAGATACAGAAGATATTGCGCAGACCCGGCATAATGGCGTGGCGACGCAGGCGCGGGCAAAGCTGGCTTTTTATGATATGGGCTCCTTACAGCTGGAATTGATTGAACCCGATCATGAGCCGAGCACGTGGCGCGATTATTTGAATGAGCATGGGGAGGGACCTCATCATATTGCTGTTATGGTTAATGGAATGAAGGAGAAGATTATGCTGCTCGAAGGCAAAGGCTTCCCACTCCAGCAAAAGGGTGAGTATACCGGGGGGCGTTACGCTTATATGGACACTTTCAAGGAGTTAAAAGTAATAGTGGAGCTGCTAGAGAACGATAAGGATAACGGGGAGGAATAA
- a CDS encoding SDR family oxidoreductase, whose translation MNIIITGAGRGLGYELAAEALKRGHGVIAGVRRPDQEQTALSKLAETYGDKLTIAALDVTDEAGIAALAASLQEQGRTLGAIINNAAVLSARDTSIEALDFQDMLTTMDINLYGPMRVVKHFLPLLTEPECSIINISSEAGSITNAYPNDYPYGISKTALNMFSQQLHVYVKDRGIQVLSVHPGWMHTDMGGAEAPTNPNHSAEGILDLIEKRTTPEGHFMFVDYKGKDMKI comes from the coding sequence ATGAATATTATCATTACCGGTGCTGGACGTGGACTAGGTTATGAACTGGCGGCCGAAGCGCTGAAGCGTGGCCATGGAGTTATTGCAGGGGTTCGCCGCCCCGATCAGGAACAAACAGCGCTATCGAAGCTTGCTGAAACCTATGGAGATAAGCTAACCATCGCTGCGCTGGACGTGACGGACGAGGCGGGAATCGCGGCACTTGCTGCGAGTCTACAAGAACAAGGACGGACGCTCGGTGCCATTATTAATAATGCGGCGGTGCTCAGCGCCCGTGATACATCGATTGAAGCGTTGGATTTCCAAGATATGCTCACAACGATGGATATTAATCTGTATGGACCAATGCGAGTGGTTAAGCATTTCTTGCCGTTACTCACGGAACCTGAATGCTCGATAATCAATATATCGTCGGAAGCTGGAAGTATCACGAATGCTTATCCGAACGACTATCCTTATGGCATTTCCAAAACGGCGCTCAATATGTTCTCACAGCAGCTGCATGTGTATGTAAAAGATCGCGGGATTCAAGTGCTCAGCGTGCATCCCGGCTGGATGCATACGGATATGGGCGGGGCAGAGGCACCGACAAATCCTAATCATAGTGCCGAGGGGATTCTTGATCTGATCGAGAAGCGTACTACACCAGAAGGTCATTTCATGTTTGTAGATTATAAAGGTAAGGATATGAAGATTTAG
- a CDS encoding iron ABC transporter permease, which yields MMSSAPVRKQRIILFVCAGLILLTAIASMGIGYSSLSFERLLPVLFGHGTFKEDFVLFSVRLPRILITLLAGMALALSGSILQSVTRNDLADPGIIGINSGAGVAVAAFFLFFPVSAGSFIYALPLVAFIGALLTAALIYLFSYSRTKGLDPTRLVLVGVGFSLALSGVMIVIISSADRAKVDFIAKWIAGNIWGTDWPFIWALLPWLILLVPFTLYKSQRLNLLSLSEVSAIGVGLNLERERIVLILTAVAASASAVSVTGGIAFIGLMAPHIAKSLIGPRNQMFIPVAVLLGGWLLLIADTVGRNLVDPDGIPAGIMVSLIGVPYFAYLLLKK from the coding sequence ATGATGTCCTCTGCTCCCGTACGAAAGCAACGTATTATCCTATTTGTATGCGCCGGCTTGATTTTGCTAACAGCAATCGCCAGCATGGGAATCGGGTACTCTTCCTTATCTTTTGAAAGGCTGCTTCCGGTACTATTCGGGCACGGAACCTTTAAAGAGGACTTTGTATTATTCTCTGTAAGATTGCCGCGAATACTGATTACACTGCTGGCAGGTATGGCCTTAGCGTTATCCGGTTCCATTCTACAAAGCGTTACACGAAACGATCTAGCCGACCCTGGTATTATTGGTATCAACTCCGGTGCAGGTGTGGCTGTCGCTGCTTTCTTTCTCTTTTTCCCGGTTAGCGCCGGATCATTCATTTATGCGCTGCCGCTGGTTGCTTTTATAGGGGCATTACTTACGGCAGCGTTAATCTATCTTTTTTCATATAGTCGGACTAAGGGGCTTGACCCTACTCGGCTCGTGCTCGTTGGGGTAGGTTTCTCTCTAGCATTGTCTGGCGTTATGATCGTGATCATTTCATCCGCAGATCGTGCCAAGGTAGATTTTATTGCAAAATGGATCGCCGGGAATATATGGGGTACAGATTGGCCATTCATCTGGGCTTTACTGCCTTGGTTGATCCTACTAGTTCCCTTTACCCTGTACAAATCGCAGCGACTCAACCTGCTCAGCCTAAGTGAAGTCTCTGCCATTGGTGTCGGGCTGAATCTCGAACGTGAACGTATCGTTCTGATTCTCACGGCAGTTGCAGCTTCCGCCTCCGCGGTTTCCGTCACAGGCGGGATCGCCTTCATCGGACTGATGGCTCCACATATTGCGAAATCGCTAATCGGCCCGCGCAATCAGATGTTTATTCCCGTCGCTGTATTGCTGGGGGGCTGGTTACTTCTGATCGCGGACACCGTTGGCCGCAATCTCGTCGACCCTGACGGCATCCCGGCAGGGATCATGGTGTCGCTAATCGGCGTACCTTATTTCGCTTATTTATTGCTTAAGAAATAG